In a genomic window of Piliocolobus tephrosceles isolate RC106 chromosome 1, ASM277652v3, whole genome shotgun sequence:
- the LOC111543998 gene encoding LOW QUALITY PROTEIN: intelectin-2-like (The sequence of the model RefSeq protein was modified relative to this genomic sequence to represent the inferred CDS: inserted 1 base in 1 codon; substituted 1 base at 1 genomic stop codon), protein MLRTMTRLCFLLFFSVATSRCSADDLYFLCTKNGVVYQTFCDMTSGGGGWTLVASMHENDMHGKYTVGDXWSSQQGNKADYPERDGNWANYNTFGSAEAATSNDYKNPRYYDIQAKDLGIWHVPNKSPMQHWRNSTLLRYRTNTGFFQRLGHHLFGLYQKYPVKYGXGKCWNDNGPVIPVVYDFGDAKKTASCYSPYGQWEFVAGFVQFWVFNNERAAKALCAGIRVTGFNTEHHCISGGGFFPQGKPCRCGDFSAFDWNGYGAHIRRSCSQEIMVAAVLLFYR, encoded by the exons ATGCTG AGGACAATGACCAGACTCTGCTTCCTGTTATTCTTCTCTGTGGCCACCAGCAGGTGCAGTGCAG ATGACCTGTATTTTCTCTGCACCAAGAATGGTGTTGTCTACCAGACCTTCTGTGACATGACCTCTGGGGGTGGTGGCTGGACCCTGGTGGCCAGCATGCATGAGAATGACATGCATGGGAAGTACACGGTGGGTG GCTGGTCCAGTCAGCAGGGCAACAAAGCAGACTACCCAGAGCGGGATGGCAACTGGGCCAACTACAACACCTTTGGGTCTGCAGAGGCGGCCACAAGCAATGACTACAAG AACCCCCGCTACTACGACATCCAGGCCAAGGACCTGGGCATCTGGCATGTGCCCAACAAGTCCCCCATGCAACATTGGAGAAACAGCACCCTGCTGAGATACCGCACCAACACTGGCTTTTTCCAGAGACTGGGACATCATCTGTTTGGCCTCTACCAG AAATACCCAGTGAAATACGGATGAGGGAAATGTTGGAATGACAATGGCCCAGTCATACCTGTGGTCTATGACTTTGGTGATGCTAAGAAGACTGCATCTTGTTACTCACCATATGGTCAAT GGGAATTTGTTGCAGGATTCGTCCAGTTCTGGGTGTTTAATAATGAGAGAGCAGCCAAAGCCCTTTGTGCTGGGATAAGAGTTACTGGCTTTAACACTGAGCAT CACTGCATCAGTGGAGGAGGGTTCTTCCCACAGGGCAAGCCCTGTCGGTGTGGGGACTTCTCTGCCTTTGACTGGAATGGATATGGAGCTCACATTCGGAGAAGCTGCAGTCAGGAGATAATGGTGGCAGCTGTACTCTTGTTCTATAGATGA